The nucleotide window aacattagcaatgGAAAGCATACAATTTCATGTTAGctacttttaaaatatatattttttaataatttctttaTACAATTAACTTGTGTTTATTAGCTGTATACCAGACTGGTTAACAAATttactttattatatttattgcTAACCCAAAGTATCTTCCTAAGGAGCATCTGCAGGACttgaaaagtatttttaaaaagcgtTGACTTTTATTTCCAGCCTTGCTAGCTGGAAAAGACTTGTTTTTATGAAAAATTGATGTGGAACTTAActaaactgattattttttaattggtTACTCAATCCATCCACCTTATGCTGCTTATCCCGGTCCAGGATGTGTTTAATGATTGATAGTATCAGGAAGAGTTGTACAGTTGGGAAATGATGACAAATGTCATacaaatgtcaataaatgtatgcacttggtaaataatcatAGGTCATATCGTTACTtctgattttcactgatatCACTTAAGTATTAACTTGCTGTTGCTTATGTAGCATCTAAAAGTCTTTAACTTGTTAAACCTTGGAGAAAGTGAAATTGTCTAACGTACTTTTGCACATCTCATTGCAGGTATATCTGTTTGATGTAAAGTGTTTTAATAAGTAATGTAATTGTATTTTGGTTAGATAAGATAACTGGGTCTGTAATTCCAGATTAACCTTATGAGTTAATTTACAAAGATGCACACCATCAACACTATTTAAAGGGAGACAGACTTCATAGGTAATTTTAAAAGATAAATTGAGGTTAGAAGACAAATGGAGAATGTGCACTAAAAGCTGTGTGTCACTCCTAACATGAATTTTGGTTGGTCATATGCTGATCACAAGCAGGACGAGGGAGGAGTAAACCGGCACGATGTTTGTCCCAGTGGAAAATATGTAAGTGACTCACACACAGAATACTGTTTGGTTGACTTACTTTTTAGCAGTATATGAAGTTTTGTCTCTGGTGcgcgtgtatgtatgtgtgtctgtgtgcgcagGACATCGAAGGAGATGCTTGAGAAAATAGCTGAGCTGGATTACAATCAGAGCCAACTGAGGGACCTGAACACTCAGATGAGGCACTGGCTGGATGTTGCAGATGAGGATATGGCAGTGCTGCGCTCAGAAAATGTCGCCCTCAGAAAACAAGTGCAAGCGTAACTAGTCACACATTATCATCTCTTATTAGAAAAAGAAAGGTCCCTGTTCTGTCTGACCATCAAACTGAACACTGCAGTTGTTCATCATCTatcattttatttgatcattCCACTGCCAGATAAATGGAAGACAGAGGTCATCATCTCTGGCCTTGCAGATTTCAGCATTGTATTTGAattgcgtttttttttttctttgcctaaTTGTATTTTCCAATTTAGTCTTTATTATgccatgtttttattatgtgttggtactgttttcatttttcttagTGCTTACTCAATGCTGTAACACTTTGGTTGTAAAACTGACAgagcttgtgtttgtgcatctgcaGCCTGGAGAAGATTGTCAATGAAGCACAACAGGTTGAAGCAGAGCCTTGCAGGGCGCTCCTGACCGATGTCCTCGATGTAAAGAGACGCAATGAAGAAAAGATTAAGAAATTGGTGGGTACCCAGAATTGTTGTCATATTTGCAAAGATATTTAGACTTAATAAAGGCTTAATTGTGCGGCTATGATATGGCATTTATTACTGATTTACCCTGCTATAACAGTGAGTCAAGTTCAGTTCCTGGTGGTAATTATTGCTTCTTCACTTTCAGATTTGTAGTCAAAGCTGCTACTAACTTgaacaaacatttgaatgatttttgtcatttttcaggaATCACCATATTCGCATCTCTTACTTTCTTTGTAGTAAAGTGTGTCTTTAACCATAGTTTGTTGTGTGGTTGAATCCAGGTTGTAGTAGGATGTGTACAGGCTGCCCTCACTGTAGTGGTGTCTCACCTGTAAACCCATACAGTAATGCTGTGGTATATGTCAAGGATTTTACTTATTAGGCACCATTATACAGCTGAGAATTAAGGTTTTCATCAGAAATCACAGATTGCAAGTTTGTTGATGCAGCCAGGGTTTTATCGTTATATTACCAGCCtgtggaggtgtagaagtggtacatttatgttatttttgttattttttcttcctAAGTCTAACGTGTTATAAACAATCCgagatcagtttttttttttgcctaatgTACCCCTGTTTGTTAGAAGGGGCAGTTGCAGTTTAATCTAAACAGTAGTGCATTCACAGTGAAACTGGATTCAGCTCTGCCACCACAATACTGGCAGGTAGCACAAGATAGACATCAGACATCACATCAGCATAGATATCTGATAGACAAACAGATACACTTCAGCCTGTCAAATAGGCTGTTGcttgtcattttaaatatcTTCAGGTGAGcctttgtgctgtgtttttgtgcaggaAGAGGAATCTACCATGATGAAGGAACAAAATAAGAAACTAACCACAGAGGTATGATCTCTCTTACTTCTCACATAACAACTTGAATCTGCCGCAGTGTATTGTACTACAGTTAAAAGTTGTACAGAAATTTGAAAACACTTTCCACATTTAAATACTTTTCCAGCTAAAAAATCTCAAGCAGGAACGAGAGCAGGACAAGCTCAGCTTGACCAAGTTCAAGGCTGCACTTATAAAGTTTGAGGTAACACCATGAATTCAACTTGGCAATGttcaattatttttctctcttctctctctattCATCCTGCCATTAGTCAATATACATCATCAACTTGGTTCTTATTTGTTATATTGTGTGCCTCCTTAGTTTGAAATGGAGGAGGCTCAGTCAGGGCTGCAGCATAGGGATGAAATTATTCATAAGGTAGGAACAGACATCCATAGTGGTGGCAGTGAGTGACTCATGAATATAGATCTTTTATCTTTGGAGTTCAACATGAgtattttgacctttttttaaatttgccattttttttgAACGTCacaattttgtgtgtgtgtgtgtgtgtgtgtgtgtgtgtgtgtgtgtgtgtttcgtaatagaaaaacatgcagttaaaGCACTTGGAGGAAACTGTAGGAGAGTATTCCATCATCATAAAGGTAAAGATTTTC belongs to Lates calcarifer isolate ASB-BC8 linkage group LG8, TLL_Latcal_v3, whole genome shotgun sequence and includes:
- the LOC108899086 gene encoding kinectin (The sequence of the model RefSeq protein was modified relative to this genomic sequence to represent the inferred CDS: added 27 bases not found in genome assembly), whose product is MFVPVENMTSKEMLEKIAELDYNQSQLRDLNTQMRHWLDVADEDMAVLRSENVALRKQVQALEKIVNEAQQVEAEPCRALLTDVLDVKRRNEEKIKKLEEESTMMKEQNKKLTTELKNLKQEREQDKLSLTKFKAALIKFEFEMEEAQSGLQHRDEIIHKKNMQLKHLEETVGEYSIIIKDLKQTNQELKKQLEDRQDETALSALNDLTEEKEGSPSPPLSFADELKLLVSSDEVKPSTPDSKRQSHEESETEELLKPQSLTEDLHTNRCARLLRVSERETL